A genomic region of Colletotrichum destructivum chromosome 1, complete sequence contains the following coding sequences:
- a CDS encoding Putative short-chain dehydrogenase/reductase SDR, NAD(P)-binding domain superfamily encodes MPGRLAGKNAVITGAAGGIGLESSILFVREGASVLMTDINAAALEAAVAKVKAANPNAPGRVETRVVDVSEEPEVSAAVGHLDSWGGLDVMFNNAGIMHPKDGDAEECPNSIWDLTMNINVKGVWYGSKHAVASLRRHNKKNGSIINTASMVSIVGSATPQVAYTASKGAVMALTRELAIVHAREGYRFNSLCPAPLNTPMLQEFLGDDKAKRHRREVHFPTGRFGEAVEQAQAALFLASDESSFVIAHDLVVDGGLTKAYVTPEGPPVNAPKNLGTQ; translated from the exons ATGCCGGGCAGACTCGCTGGGAAGAACGCCGTCATCACGGGCGCTGCAGG CGGCATCGGACTCGAGAGTAGCATTTTGTTCGTACGCGAGGGCGCCTCGGTCCTGATGACCgacatcaacgccgccgcgctTGAGGCCGCCGTGGCCAAAGTCAAGGCAGCCAACCCCAACGCTcccggccgcgtcgagaCACGTGTAGTGGACGTTTCGGAGGAGCCTGAAGTCTCCGCGGCCGTTGGCCATCTAGACAGCtggggcggcctcgacgtcatGTTCAACAACGCCGGTATCATGCACcccaaggacggcgacgcggaGGAGTGTCCCAACAGCATCTGGGACCTCACCATGAACATCAACGTCAAGGGTGTCTGGTACGGTAGCAAGCACGCCGTCGCGTCCCTGAGGAGGCacaacaagaagaacggcagcatcatcaacacGGCCAGCATGGTGTCCATCGTCGGTAGTGCCACCCCTCAGGTGGCGTATACTGCCAGCAAAGGCGCCGTCATGGCTCTGACGAGGGAGCTTGCTATTGTCCACGCGCGCGAGGGCTACCGGTTTAACTCTCTGTGCCCAGCGCCTCTCAA CACCCCCATGCTTCAAGAGTTtctgggcgacgacaaggccaagcgTCATCGCCGAGAGGTTCATTTCCCCACCGGTCGCTTCGGagaggccgtcgagcaggccCAGGCGGCCCTATTCCTTGCATCCGACGAGAGCAGCTTCGTCATTGCTCACGATCTGGTCGTCGATGGTGGTCTGACCAAGGCGTACGTCACACCCGAAGGGCCGCCGGTCAATGCGCCTAAGAACCTGGGCACTCAATAG
- a CDS encoding Putative glutamine synthetase, catalytic domain, glutamine synthetase domain superfamily, producing MTINHTVIQCSNGGDSPGLLRMHSNQSSDHIATRDNIAELLKNDVKVKVAGVDCDGLLRGKMMAKSKFLASVDGGFAMSSAIFGWDMHDLLHVTETSITTSSEGYADFLATPDLTTFRRLPFEDNIPFFLVTFSAQGRPVSACGRSLLGSICEKLLDSRGYTALAGVELEFMNFQTPSEDGYQDHSARRNLAGYLSRHSAKNLRPLTAGMFGYSATRPVAYKEYFHQLFDAAEKLSCNIESYHTESGPGVLEVALQVSPAKEMADKVTMFKFLAKATGIEHDVTPCFMAKPVYGLPGNSGHIHLSLVDADGKNVFARDDLDTDAPWPDVASLSDLGRHFLAGILDGLEDVMVLFAPTINSYKRLVENHWAPVNVSWGLEHRLSSVRLVSPPTCKPSATRFEVRLPGADLHPHYALAAILGLGWRGVEKKLGIKVPPSGSRPSHDAATPLPNTLERALARFRAPGSVSREIFPGEFVDFFAATREHEIQLYREAVTDWEFNRYIETV from the exons ATGACAATCAACCATACCGTCATTCAATGCAGCAACGGCGGAGATTCGCCCGGCCTCCTCCGCATGCACAGCAACCAGTCCTCGGACCACATCGCCACAAGAGACAACATCGCGGAGCTTCTCAAGAATGATGTCAAAGTCAAAGTGGCCGGGGTAGATTGCGACGGCCTGCTCCGcggcaagatgatggccaAGTCCAAGTTCCTCGCGAGCGTCGACGGCGGATTTGCTATGAGCTCTGCCATCTTTGGCTGGGACATGCACGACCTCCTCCATGTCACGGAGACCAGCATCACGACTTCTAGCGAAGGGTACGCAGACTTTCTTGCGACGCCCGACCTGACCACGTTCCGAAGACTGCCGTTCGAAGACAACATTCCGTTTTTCCTGGTTACTTTCTCCGCGCAGGGCAGGCCAGTCTCCGCCTGTGGCAGAAGCTTGCTCGGGTCCATATGTGAAAAGCTGTTGGACTCTCGTGGCTACACCGCGTTGGCGGGAG TCGAGCTCGAGTTTATGAACTTCCAAACCCCCTCGGAGGACGGCTACCAAGACCACTCCGCGCGACGAAACCTCGCCGGATACCTATCTCGCCACAGTGCAAAGAACTTGCGGCCCCTTACAGCCGGCATGTTTGGCTACAGCGCCACCAGACCCGTGGCATACAAGGAGTATTTCCACCAGCTCTTCGATGCAGCCGAAAAGCTTAGCTGCAACATCGAAAGCTACCACACCGAAAGCGGGCCTGGCGTTTTGGAGGTG GCTTTGCAGGTTTCCCCTGCCAAGGAGATGGCGGATAAGGTAACGATGTTCAA GTTCCTGGCCAAAGCAACTGGCATCGAACACGATGTGACACCGTGTTTCATGGCCAAGCCAGTGTACGGTCTGCCGGGAAACTCGGGTCACATCCACCTGTCCCTTGTTGACGCCGATGGGAAAAACGTGTTCGCCCGAGACGACTTGGATACAGATGCGCCGTGGCCCGATGTGGCATCCCTATCGGATCTCGGGCGTCATTTCCTAGCCGGGATCCTCGACGGTCTCGAGGACGTCATGGTTCTCTTCGCCCCGACAATCAACTCGTACAAGCGGCTCGTCGAGAACCACTGGGCCCCCGTCAACGTCAGCTGGGGCCTCGAGCACCGTCTCTCGTCCGTCCGCCTcgtctcgccgcccacgtgcaagccctcggcgacgcggtTCGAAGTCCGCCTGCCAGGCGCCGATCTCCACCCGCACTacgccctggccgccatTCTCGGTCTCGGGTGGCGCGgggtcgagaagaagctggggATCAAGGTGCCCCCCTCGGGGTCGCGACCGTCGCATGATgcggcgacgccgctgccgaaCACGCTTGAGCGAGCGCTCGCTCGGTTCCGCGCGCCCGGCAGTGTTTCGCGTGAGATCTTCCCTGGCGAGTTTGTGGACTTCTTTGCCGCCACGAGGGAACACGAGATTCAACTCTACAGAGAGGCGGTCACCGATTG GGAGTTCAACAGATATATCGAGACCGTTTAA
- a CDS encoding Putative nucleoside phosphorylase domain, tetratricopeptide-like helical domain superfamily, which translates to MADSVPALDFTVGWACALPIELAAAAEVMDEEFRELPSQPSDSNIYSFGRIGVHNVVAACLPAGQIGMNQAAAVASQMRTSFPSLRFGVLVGIGGGVPNLDENIDIRLGDVIISQPAGQHGGVIQYDFGKTGADGHISRTGSLNAPPQILLQVLSKLQSNIIRRKTRVSNYLSKLSAVPVFASPGPDNDILYRTSSPHITGATCAKCNPEDVLHRVARATTDPVLFFGNIASGNQVMKDGLTRDKYSQELGGVLCFEMEAAAGLMNNFPCIVIRGICDYADAHNNKRWQPYAAATAAACAKELLRTIPPLITASELRQEDFTKGQLELTWGMVHLATTYSSQGKHNEAENIHREVLEVRKIVLGTKHPHTIKSMIEIATTYLAQGKYNEAEKMKTEAQKLYKEAYGMTHGKA; encoded by the coding sequence ATGGCTGACTCTGTCCCCGCCCTCGACTTCACTGTCGGCTGGGCCTGCGCTCTACCCATTGAGCTGGCGGCCGCAGCCGAGGTGATGGATGAGGAATTTCGCGAACTCCCATCGCAGCCGAGCGATTCCAACATATACTCCTTCGGCCGCATCGGCGTCCACAATGTCGTGGCtgcctgtctgcctgccGGCCAAATCGGCATGAATCAAGCAGCCGCCGTAGCTAGCCAGATGAGGACCAGCTTCCCCTCGCTGCGGTTTGGCGTGCTTGTTGGCATTGGCGGTGGCGTCCCAaacctcgacgagaacaTTGATATCCGTCTTGGCGACGTTATTATTAGCCAGCCAGCAGGGCAACATGGTGGAGTTATCCAGTATGATTTCGGGAAGACTGGGGCTGACGGTCACATCTCTCGCACTGGCAGCCTGAATGCGCCACCGCAGATTTTACTTCAGGTCTTGTCCAAGCTTCAATCGAACATTATTCGACGCAAGACACGAGTCTCTAACTACCTGTCTAAGCTCTCTGCTGTGCCAGTGTTTGCGTCACCTGGCCCTGACAACGACATCCTTTATCGTACATCATCGCCGCATATCACTGGAGCTACATGCGCAAAATGCAATCCAGAAGACGTACTGCATAGGGTAGCCCGTGCGACAACAGACCCAGTCCTCTTTTTCGGTAACATTGCATCCGGGAATCAGGTGATGAAGGATGGATTGACACGCGACAAGTACAGCCAGGAGCTTGGGGGCGTCTTATGCTTTGAGATGGAGGCAGCTGCTGGCCTGATGAACAATTTCCCTTGCATCGTCATTCGCGGTATCTGCGACTATGCAGACGCTCACAACAACAAGCGGTGGCAACCATACGCTGCAgcaactgcagcagcatgCGCTAAGGAGCTGTTACGTACTATCCCACCATTAATCACGGCTTCAGAGCTACGCCAAGAGGATTTTACCAAGGGGCAACTTGAATTGACCTGGGGCATGGTTCATCTTGCAACAACATACAGCAGCCAGGGGAAGCATAACGAGGCAGAAAACATCCACAGAGAAGTCTTAGAAGTACGCAAAATAGTTCTTGGAACGAAGCACCCTCATACGATCAAAAGCATGATTGAAATAGCGACAACGTACCTAGCTCAGGGAAAGTACAACGAAGCAGAGAAGATGAAGACCGAAGCGCAGAAGCTATACAAGGAGGCGTATGGAATGACGCATGGGAAGGCATGA
- a CDS encoding Putative phosphoglycolate phosphatase-like, domain 2, HAD superfamily: MASHEKDFPAIRACIFDMDGLLINSEDIITLSTNRVLEKHGRPAFTQSIRAQLMGVPDSTNGDVFHNWAKLPPLSGAEKMLFNLSRARSASSGERIQLALASSTKTDTYKLKTYRPETKRLLDNFQADRRILGDDPRVRQGRGKPAPDIYLLALESINSVACSGQRPIQPNECLVFEDSVAGVEAGSRTGMRVVWVPHQDVAAEYEAREKDVLAARSGMFGLGDDGQLGETDDGWAESMSSLEHFDYKKYGINMPS; the protein is encoded by the exons ATGGCTTCCCACGAGAAAGA CTTCCCCGCGATTCGCGCTTGCATTTTCGACATGGACGGGCTGCTCATCAACTCTGAGGACATAATCACATTATCCACGAACCGTGTTCTTGAAAAACATGGAAGGCCGGCCTTTACTCAGTCAATTAGAGCCCAACTCATGGGCGTCCCAGACTCGACAAACGGCGATGTATTCCACAACTGGGCAAAATTACCT CCGCTTTCTGGCGCAGAAAAGATGTTGTTCAACCTCAGTCGTGCGAGGAGTGCTTCATCTGGGGAAAGAATCCAGCTGGCATTGGCATCCAGCACCAAGACTGATACCTATAAGCTAAAAACTTATAGACCGGAGACGAAACGGCTGCTTGACAACTTCCAGGCCGATAGGCGGATCCTGGGTGACGATCCGAGAGTGCGACAGGGCCGAGGGAAGCCAGCCCCTGACATATACCTACTTGCGCTAGAGTCTATCAACTCAGTGGCATGTTCTGGCCAGAGACCAATACAACCTAACGAGTGTTTGGTGTTTGAAGACAGCGTGGCTGGGGTAGAAGCGGGAAGTCGCACCGGGATGAGAGTTGTTTGGGTGCCGCATCAGGATGTGGCTGCTGAATATGAAGCAAGAGAAAAAGACGTGCTAGCTGCGAGGTCGGGAATGTTCGGGCTCGGAGATGATGGGCAGCTAGGGGAGACTGACGATGGCTGGGCTGAAAGCATGTCGAGTCTGGAACATTTCGATTACAAGAAGTACGGCATCAACATGCCATCCTGA
- a CDS encoding Putative zn(2)Cys(6) fungal-type DNA-binding domain, fungal transcription factor: MPILRVRTGCNSCRRRKKKCDETKPVCRGCARNGLPCVWPAILAASARKQAERPAATTHAAANRRAQTPTGSSSEKSRTACGGDEGVEPPRQVRSRRTAASSPSDGPAPSSISSTSPAASSISSLSLVPTSNSGAGAVSAGGPADAVIDGGGPTPSVPLGEDFHFDIDNLGGWHLDQEFSNSLPNPTRFAASPSAPDVGTTRPQQSLPTAPPSLFRSLSLFPPRMSGVSFELLGHYISVTSPSMDNGSKKTDNPFSVILIPLAFNSDLILELILTQSAVHRAAKTLNDGDLVASNYYHRSLQVLRQDIIRAGDGEGQEALTLAVGALIMCFIETAKGDMNGTVFDHLLAARSLLSSLLSKSAGVHVSLLDFLVEYYVYTATLSLVSLDARVGPQSLISAELETFAHGLVAKSYVGSLCGCWLRLLLQIPTIFRLAHGILADDGNSPRALTADDTMLFARVYSAIEAWQPDSSVSQDVATAGRIFQSALLIYLYTILDTSLPSANGCYATSRELAVNDAFIHFDQLSPDARINTSLCWPIVIIGTCVADEERRAVLRTRLRTMFATIGLGNIHKTSLLLERIWGMGGINPWSICHVMQENQIWISLA; encoded by the exons ATGCCCATTTTGCGGGTTCGTACCGGTTGCAACtcatgtcgacgacgaaagaAGAAGTGTGACGAGACCAAGCCGGTGTGTCGAGGGTGCGCGCGCAATGGTCTCCCGTGTGTGTGGCCTGCCATCTTGGCAGCATCCGCGAGAAAGCAAGCAGAAAGGCCTGCTGCTACTACACATGCAGCCGCCAATCGACGTGCCCAGACACCGACaggctcgtcgtccgagaaGAGTCGTACAGCTTgtggcggtgacgagggcgtAGAACCACCACGTCAGGTGCGCTCGAGGCGGACTGCGGCCAGCAGCCCCAGTGATGGCCCAGCACCCTCCTCGATATCATCTACGTCGCCTGCAGCCTCTTCTAtttcctctctctcattgGTTCCTACCTCAAactccggcgccggcgccgtctctGCCGGCGGTCCAGCTGATGCTGTGATTGATGGCGGAGGACCTACGCCCTCGGTTCCGCTAGGCGAAGACTTCCACTTCGACATTGACAATCTTGGAGGCTGGCACCTCGATCAAGAGTTCAGCAACTCACTGCCAAACCCTACACGCTTTGCAGCTTCCCCTTCTGCGCCAGATGTTGGAACGACACGGCCGCAGCAATCGTTGCCAACTGCTCCACCGTCTCTATTCAGGTCTCTCAGCCTCTTCCCCCCGAGGATGTCAGGCGTATCGTTTGAGCTTCTGGGGCATTACATCAGCGTGACCAGCCCTAGCATGGATAACGGTTCCAAAAAGACCGACAACCCCTTTTCCGTCATACTCATCCCGCTCGCTTTCAACAGCGACCTCATCCTCGAGCTCATCCTTACCCAGAGCGCCGTCCATCGTGCAGCAAAGACCCTCAATGACGGCGACCTGGTTGCCTCCAACTACTACCACCGATCTCTCCAAGTTCTCCGTCAGGATATTATCAGGGCTGGAGATGgggaaggccaagaagcctTGACGCTGGCAGTTGGCGCATTAATCATGTGCTTCATTGAG ACTGCCAAAGGAGATATGAACGGAACAGTGTTCGACCACCTCCTCGCGGCACGCTCTCTCTTGTCTTCACTCTTGTCAAAAAGCGCCGGAGTTCACGTGTCTTTGCTTGACTTCCTTGTCGAGTACTACGTCTATACGGCCACTCTCAGTCTGGTGTCCCTGGACGCTCGCGTAGGCCCTCAGTCTCTCATCAGCGCCGAGCTGGAAACATTCGCACATGGTCTTGTCGCAAAATCCTACGTAGGAAGTCTCTGCGGGTGCTGGCTCAGACTCCTCCTCCAGATCCCGACCATCTTCCGTCTCGCACACggcatcctcgccgacgacggtaATAGCCCTCGCGCGCTCACGGCCGACGACACGATGCTGTTTGCCCGTGTTTACTCCGCCATCGAAGCGTGGCAGCCGGACTCTTCAGTCAGTCAAGACgtcgccacggccggccggATCTTCCAGAGCGCCCTTCTCATCTATCTGTACACGATACTGGACACTTCCTTGCCGTCGGCCAACGGGTGCTACGCCACCAGCCGGGAACTTGCCGTCAACGACGCCTTCATTCACTTCGATCAACTGTCCCCTGATGCCCGCATCAACACCAGCTTATGCTGGCCGATTGTCATCATTGGTACGTGCGtcgcggacgaggagcgGCGCGCCGTGCTCCGGACCCGTCTGCGCACAATGTTCGCCACCATTGGTCTCGGCAACATCCACAAGACGTCGCTGCTTCTTGAACGCATCTGGGGAATGGGGGGGATCAACCCATGGAGCATCTGCCACGTCATGCAAGAGAATCAGATATGGATATCTCTTGCCTAG
- a CDS encoding Putative amino acid/polyamine transporter I: MSRSANPQQLECSNEMTEASHGNANKASLNELGMLNKTISQTAGTVVELRKNFSAWSVLGLGFSMTNSWFGVSTALVAGINSGGPVQLVYGLILTMVVATAIATSLAELSSAMPHAGGQYYWAAMLASPRYSRGASYVTGWVAWAGSLFTCASIALGVGNLCLGCIKMVRPDLEIKPWMTFAAYQIINLICCFFNLLSRLLPLVTSCTLWISIISYVAIILAVPISSPKHRPAEWVFTEFINNTGWPSDSIAYITGLISSNWAFNGLDGAVHMAEEVVNPERVIPIALLGTVVIGFCTAWTFAIAMMVSINDYDSMAATPTGVPILELFQQALGNRVGSIVLLSLIIITGCGCLVASHTWQARLCWSFARDRGLPASALLSQVHQTLQVPLNAHAASCVIVALLGCLYLVSNTAFNSMATACVVLLYLSYSIPVVCLLFRGRSNIDHGPFWLGQLGLVCNFILLAWLLFAFVMFSFPPVYPATTGNMNCVSVVYVVILVIVAIWWVTRARTQYRPAMLRSER, from the exons ATGTCGAGATCCGCCAACCCTCAACAGCTTGAATGCTCCAATGAAATGACGGAGGCATCCCATGGGAACGCCAACAAAGCTTCTCTGAACGAACTCGGAATGCTGAACAAGACAA TCTCGCAGACCGCGGGTACGGTCGTGGAACTCCGCAAGAACTTTTCTGCATGGTCTGTCCTGGGCCTCGGGTTTTCCATGACCAACTCCTGGTTCGGCGTATCCACGGCGCTTGTGGCGGGCATCAACTCGGGCGGCCCCGTCCAGCTGGTCTACGGCTTGATCCTGACTATGGTCGTGGCGACTGCGATAGCCACATCGCTCGCCGAGCtgtcgtcggcgatgccgcATGCTGGCGGCCAGTACTACTGGGCCGCCATGCTGGCCTCGCCCCGCTACTCACGAGGCGCCTCCTACGTGACGGGTTGGGTCGCCTGGGCGGGATCGCTGTTTACATGTGCCAGCATCGCCTTGGGTGTGGGAAACCTGTGCCTCGGTTGCATCAAAATGGTCCGCCCTGACTT GGAAATCAAGCCTTGGATGACCTTTGCGGCCTACCAAATCATCAACCTTatctgctgcttcttcaaTCTGTTGTCCCGCCTTCTACCGCTTGTCACGTCCTGCACACTCTGGATCTCCATTATTTCTTACGTCGCAATCATATTGGCTGTGCCCATCAGCAGCCCGAAACACCGGCCTGCCGAATGGGTCTTCACCGAgttcatcaacaacaccggCTGGCCCAGTGACAGCATCGCCTACATCACCGGCCTCATCAGCTCCAACTGGGCCTTTaacggcctcgacggggCGGTGCATatggccgaggaggttgTGAACCCCGAGCGCGTCATCCCCATCGCCCTCCTGGGCACCGTTGTCATCGGATTCTGCACGGCGTGGACTTTCGCAATCGCCATGATGGTCAGCATCAACGATTACGACTCCATGGCGGCCACGCCTACCGGGGTACCCATCCTGGAGCTCTTCCAGCAGGCTCTCGGCAACCGCGTCGGATCCATCGTCCTCTTAtcactcatcatcatcacaggCTGTGGTTGCCTGGTTGCTTCGCACACATGGCAAGCCCGGCTCTGCTGGTCTTTCGCCCGCGACCGAGGTCTCCCAGCGAGCGCCTTGTTGAGCCAAGTCCACCAAACGCTTCAGGTTCCGCTCAACGCTCACGCCGCCAGCTGCGTCATCGTGGCACTGCTGGGATGCCTCTACCTCGTGTCGAACACCGCCTTCAACAGCATGGCGACAGCTTGTGTCGTGTTACTCTACCTTTCGTACAGTATCCCGGTCGTATGTCTTTTGTTTCGAGGCCGCTCGAACATCGACCACGGACCTTTTTGGCTGGGTCAGCTGGGCCTGGTCTGCAACTTCATCCTACTAGCATGGCTTCTCTTTGCTTTTGTG ATGTTTTCTTTCCCGCCCGTGTATCCGGCCACCACTGGTAATATGAATTGCGTTTCTGTGGTTTATGTTGTGATTTTGGTCATCGTGGCTATCTGGTGGGTTACACGAGCGCGTACTCAGTACCGTCCTGCCATGTTGCGAAGCGAACGTTGA